TCAGTACGCGCGAGCGATCCGGGTTACCCGCTTGCTGTAGCGCATAATCAAAAATCTTCGCATCGGGTTTGGCGACGCCCACTTCTTCGGAAATGACTAATAAATCAAAGTAGTCGCGAAGCCCGGTACGTTCCAGGCGGATTTGCTGCAACGCGGTGAAACCATTGGTGATAATGCCCAGCTTCGCTTTGCCTTTCAGGCTGTCGAGCAGCGATACGGCGCCCGGCAGCGGCGCGCAGATGGCGGCCATGGCATTCAAAAACGCGTCGTTAAGGGAGCCCGCGGGCACGTTCAGGCGCTCTGACCAGTTTTGAAAACGCTGGTGCTGCAATTGCAGCGCTGTGATGGCTCCGTTTTGGTAATCCACCCAAAGCGGCTTGTTAACAGACTGATATTCCAGAAAATCCTGGTCGGTGAATGTCACGCTATAGTCAAGAAACATCCGTTGTAAGCCGCCGAACGCATCAAAGGTGAACAGCGTTTCGTCAGCATCAAAGAGTATCCAGTCCCATTTCATTACATCACCTTTTATTCAATTACAGAGGGAGGGCCATGATTATCGCGTCCTCACGCCCGTTGGCCGTGGGGTAATAATTACGACGAATGGTCGCCTCGTTAAAACCTAAACTTTCATACAACGCGATAGCGCCGGTGTTAGATGCGCGAACTTCCAGCCACAACGTCAGAACGTCACGCTTTTCCAGCTCGCCAATCAAATGTTCCAGCAACTGTCGACCAAGACCTTTTCGTTGCCAGGCAGGGTCGACGGCGATATTGAACAGCGTGGCTTCATCCAGCACCACCTGCGTGATGGCGAAGGCCACCATGTCGTCTCCCACCATCAGTCGATAGTTGAGGTAGCGTTCTCCCTGATTGCTGGCGAGCGTTTTTTCGCTCCAGGGAAAGGTGTGCGCCCGGGTTTCAATGTGGTATGCGCGGGCTAAGTCAGTCGTGCTGAGGGAAGAAATCGTGTTCATGTTCGCAGATTTGTCGCCATAACGCGGCGCGCGCCGCAGGGTTTGCGCGTAACTCATCAACAGTGGGCGTCGAGACTTGCGCCCCCGGCAGTGCCAGCGGCTCTTCAACGCCGAGCAGCCAGCTATTGCACTGGCTATCCGCCGGTAGCATCGCGACGCGATCGGGCGTGAGTTGCAACACTTGATCCGCCGTCACGGTTAGCGTACGCAGCACATCCGTGATGAGCGGATCGCTCAATGCGGGCAGTGCCGGTGCAACCATCACCAGGCGAATATGCGCAGGCAGCGAAATGGCGATCTCACCCTGCAACGCCGCCGGGCGGCGCAGGGTCCACTGGGTAATGCCCAGTTGTTGTAATTGCCAGTCGCGTCGGGAAGTCATCGTGAAACACTCCTGTATCAGGCGCGCAAATATAACAAACTCGACGAAAATGCGCCATCGACACGCAGCCAACAAAGAGGCAATGCGAAAGCTAACGTGTTACACAAAATCATTCGTGCTGCGTCGAGGCGGCAAGACTGAGTATCCCCGGGAGCTTACACAAGTAAGTGACTGGGGTACGAAGGCGCAGCCAACAAAGAGGCAGCGCGAAGGATAACGTGTATAATCGCCGGCTAAGTTTAACGAGGAACCATCATCCATGTCTGCTTTTACCCCGGCAAGTGAAGTCTTGCTGCGCCACAGTGACGATTTCGAACCCAGCCGCACGCTTTTTGCTGGTGACTTGCAGGATGACCTGCCCGCACGCCTGGACACTGCCGAAAGCCGTGCCTGGACCCAACAGTTCCACCAGTGGCAAACCCTGAGCCAACAGATGGGCGATCGCGCAAGCTACAGCCTGGTTGCCGATAGCGCGACCGTTGGCGACAGTGACACGCTTATCTACTACTGGCCGAAAAACAAACCGGAAGCACTGTTTCAGCTGATGAATCTGCTGTCGCTGCTGCCAGTCGGTAGCGATATTTTTGTCGTGGGTGAAAACCGCAGTGGCGTGCGCAGTGCAGAGCAGATGCTGGCGGAATATTGCCCGCTTAATAAAGTCGACAGCGCCCGTCGCTGTGGCCTGTATCACGGGCGTCTGGAAAAAACGCCTGCCTTTGATGTGAACAGCTTCTGGGGCGAATACGCGCTGGACCCTCTGACCATCAAAACCCTGCCTGGCGTATTTAGCCGCGATGGGCTGGACGTCGGCAGCCATCTGTTGCTGACGACCCTGACGCCGCATACCAAAGGCAAAGTGCTGGATGTCGGCTGCGGCGCGGGCGTGCTCGCCGCTGTTCTGGCAAACCATTCACCGAAAGTGCGTTTGACGCTGTGTGACGTTTCGGCTCCGGCCGTCGAAGCCAGCCGCGCGACGCTTGCGGCCAATGGTTTTGAAGGCGAAGTCTTTGCCAGCAACGTGTTCTCGGAAGTGACCGGTCGTTTCGATATGATCATCTCCAACCCGCCGTTCCATGATGGCCTGCAAACCAGCCTTGAAGCCGCGCAGACATTGATTCGCGGCGCGGTTCGCCATCTCAATAGCGGCGGCGAGTTACGCATTGTTGCCAACGCCTTCCTGCCCTATCCGAAGGTGTTGGATGAAGTCTTTGGCTTCCACGAAGTCCTTGCGCAGACCGGGCGTTTCAAGGTTTACCGCACCGTAATGACGCGTCAGGCGCTGAAATAAGCGCCGTTCCCGGTGGGCATCGCTCACCGGGCCAATTTCCCTCTCGCCACACAGCGCCCGTTTTTGCAGCAATCAGCTTACGCCCATGTAATTAACTATTGACGAAATGTTGAAAACATCTAGAATGCGCCTCCGTGGTAACGATACTTCTTTTGTATCGATGGAATGCGAAGGTGGCGGAATTGGTAGACGCGCTAGCTTCAGGGGTTAGTGTTCTCACGGACGTGGGGGTTCAAGTCCCCCCCCTCGCACCATAAACCACGATTGATATCGCTCGCACTGTGCGAAGGTGGCGGAAGTGGTAGACGCGCTAGCTTCAGGTGTTAGTGTCCTTACGGACGTGGGGGTTCAAGTCCCCCCCCTCGCACCATAAACCACGATTGATATCGCTCGCACTGTGCGAAGGTGGCGGAATTGGTAGACGCGCTAGCTTCAGGGGGTAGTGTCCTTACGGACGTGGGGGTTCAAGTCCCCCCCCTCGCACCATAAACCTCGATTGATATCGCTCGCACTGTGCGAAGGTGGCGGACTTGGTAGACGCGCTAGCTTCAGGTGTTAGTGTCCTAACGGACGTGGGGGTTCAAGTCCCCCCCCTCGCACCATAAACCTCGATTGATATCGCTCGCACTGTGCGAAGGTGGCGGAATTGGTAGACGCGCTAGCTTCAGGTGTTAGTGTTCTCACGGACGTGGGGGTTCAAGTCCCCCCCCTCGCACCAACGAGGCGATATCTAAGTAAGATGTAAAAAGTAAGATGACTGTGCGAAGGTGGCGGAATTGGTAGACGCGCTAGCTTCAGGGGGTAGTGTCCTTACGGACGTGGGGGTTCAAGTCCCCCCCCTCGCACCATAAACCACGTTTGATAGCGCTCGCACTGTGCGAAGGTGGCGGAATTGGTAGACGCGCTAGCTTCAGGGGGTAGTGTCCTTACGGACGTGGGGGTTCAAGTCCCCCCCCTCGCACCAGATATCTTATATCCCTCTTATATGACTCCCCAGTTACACCATCGTCTTCAGATTCAGCAGCATTAGTATCATTCCTCCAACCAATGCAATGCCCGAGGGCAACAAGACAAAATGTCGCAGACGTTTGTGGTAAAGCATCGCTGGCGTTAAGAGTAGACCGAGAAAAATGACCACCCGCCAGGCACTTACCGATAAATCCGCCAGCACTAATGCGGCAACGATCGCGCCCGGTATCGCAAGCCCCCACCAACTTCCCAGCGCCCGCTGTAGCATGGTTTCATCTCTCCAGTTAAGAATGATAACCAATACGATATGATATATTTTCTCATTTGTCAGCAGGCAAGGCAGCATGAAGATTGCTCATCTTCTAATGACAGCCATTCAGTAAGGTGATAAATTAAGCGCTGCTTAAATTAAAATTCAAATCACTAATATTTCGCGATGATTGTTTCATTGCGCAACTTCTTTTTTCAGACTCGTACGCAGTGTTAACTTGCGGATAAAAAACGATTTATAGGTATGACATCACAAACATGGCAATCTCTTTGCAATAAGAGGTATCGGTTGTCCCTACGACTCTTTTTACTGCTTAACGCAATTTCAGCCCTGTTTTCCATGGCGTTGCCGCTCTACAACCAAAGTGCCTTTACGCTTCCGGTTGGTGCTATTTTTGCGCTCAGTATCATCTTACCGGCATGGCACAAATTTCACCCGAAGAGCAAAATTAATATCTCCTTGATTTCTCTACTGTTTGGCTGCCTGTGGGCGTGGCATGTCATCATAAAAGCAAGGCTATTAAGCGAAAATACCTCTGCTTATCTTCTCATCGCTCTGCTCAGCGTCTTATTCATCGGATCAATTGCTTTTTCAAACAACATCATCGCCTTCTTGCTGCATTCGTTACCGGTTTTTGCCGCCTGTCTGTGGCTTAACGCGTCGCATAATGAGATCCGCCTTATCTACAGTTTCGCCTTGCCGGTGATTGGGATTGCTATCCAGCATGCGATTCAAAAACGTAATGATAATTTTGCCCATGCGCTGATGCAGCGCCTGGTGCAGGAGCGAAAAACCCTTAACGACCTGAGCATGCTGGATCCCTTAACCGGTTTGTATAATCGCCGGGGTTTGCAACATAAACTTAATAACCTGCTGGCGCTGGATGACAGTTCCCGTTTTGTCTTACTGCTCGATATCGATCACTTCAAAGCTTATAACGACCATTACGGACATATGATGGGCGATCAGGCGCTGATCCGCGTCTCTGCGGCATTGCGCGATGCGGTACATTCCCGCGATATTGTGGCGCGTTTTGGCGGCGAAGAATTCATGATTTTGCTGAATAATATCGACCAGGAGCAGGCGCGACTGACCGCTGAGCAGATTCGGCAGAAAGTATACGACTTAGAAATTCCGCATATGTTTAATGAAAGCGTGGCGACCAACGTCACGGTGAGCATTGGTATCGCCCCGCTACAGGATCATGATATTGAGACTGCTCTCGCCCGCGCTGACAAAGCACTGTACGAAGCGAAGCATTTAGGCAGAAATAGCATTCTGGTCAGTGGGGACTTACAGCTCGCCTGAGGCGCGCCAGCGCTAACTTTACGATAAAAATCTTGCTATCGATTTTACCTCTGGCTAGGATTGGCAATCATTATCATTTAGATTCCTAATTCAGCTGGCGCTATGACTTACCGTACCGCATCGATCATGCAAGATGTTATCTGGCGAGGCAGCCTCATTGATGAGCGCGACTCGCTGGCGAATGCCATGCGGGAAACCATCACCAGCACTCGCGCGCATCTGCTCGATTTTATCCGCCTGAATGAACCTGCGCCTTACAGTACATTAACCCTGGCAGAGTGGTCACGCCCTGCGGCGCTGCAATCGCTTATCGCGACCTACTCCGATCATATTTACCGTAATCAGCCCATGCAGCCGCGTGAAAACAAACCGCTGCTTTCGCTATGGGCGCAGTGGTATCTCGGGTTGATGGTACCGCCGCTTTTGCTGACGCTATTAACGCAAAAAAGCGCGATTAACCTCGCGCCTGATAACTTCCACGTCGAGTTTCACGAGACGGGTCGTGCCGCCTGTTTCTGGATGGATGTGCACCAGGATCGCCACCTGACATTGCAAACGGACGTTGGGCGTATTGAAGCGCTGACCACTCAAGTCATGGCGCCGGTTGTTCAGGCGCTTGAAGCCACGGGCGATATTAACGGCAGGCTCATCTGGAGCAATACGGGCTATCTGATGAACTGGTACCTGGGCGAGATGATCCCGCTGCTCGGCGAGACGCGTGTTGCCGCCCTGCGTCAGATCTGCTTCTTTGAAAAACAGCTTTCCGACGGCAGTGATAACCCATTATGGCGTACCGTGGTCTTACGCGACGGCGCGCTGGTGCGCCGGACATGCTGCCAGCGCTATCGTCTGCCGGATGTTCAGCAGTGCGGTGACTGCACGCTGAAGTAAATAAGGGGCGATCACCGCCCCTTTTGTTTTATGCAACTTGTTGTTCATCCTCTGCGCGCCGCGCTTCTTCCGCTTCCTGTTCCAGCAGCTGTTTTTCATAGACTTTAAAAAATGGGTAGTAAATCACCGCCGAGATACAGGCCAGCAGCACGACCAGAATCGCCGCGCGGAAATCCCAACCCAGCGCCCAGGCGCCGCCAATTGGCGCGGGCGCAGTCCAGGGAACGACCGAAATAACCCGCCCGATAAGATCCAGTTTCATTGCCGCCCAGGCGATGATCGCATTGATCGTCGGCGCCAGCAGGAACGGAATAAAAAACACCGGATTCATCACGATTGGCGTACCGAAAATGACCGGTTCATTGATATTGAAAATGCTTGGCACAATGCTCAGACGCCCGATCGAACGTAAGTGCACAGAACGGCTGCGTAAGTAACAGAACACCAATCCCATGGTCGCACCTGATCCACCGACCACAATAAAGAACGTCCAGAACGCTTCCATAAAGATGTGCGGCAGCGGCGCGTTTTGCGCCAGGGCGCTCTGGTTAATGCCGAGATTGGTAAGCCAGAACATTTGCAGCATCCCGGAGACAATCGCAGCACCGTGGATGCCCGCAAACCACAGCAGATGACCGATAATCACCGCGAGCAAGATGGCAGGCAAGGAATCTGCCGCCGCGACAAGCGGTTTAAACAGCGCCATGATGGCCTGAGGGATCAACATATTAAATTGCGACTGGATCAACAGACTGAGCGGATAAAGCGTCAGGACGACCACCAGCACAGGGATCAGCAAGTCGAAGGAGTTTTTGATCATGGGTGGAACTTGATCCGGCAGGCGGATGCCAATGTTATGCGCCTTCAAAAAGCGCATCATTTCCACACAGTAAATGGCCACCAGAATCGCCGTGAAAATACCGGTTCCGCCGAGGCTATCGACGGGCAGCGTGCCGCTGGTTTTCGGTGCTGCGATCAATAAAAACGCCATCAGCGACAGCATCGCACACATAAACGGATCTAACTGGTGCGACTTCATATAGTGCTTACCAAGGTTGTAAGCGATCGCCGCGCAAATATAGATAGACATAACGCCCATCGTCATATCGAAAGGCGTAAGGATCCGCCCTTCGTACTGCTTCGCAAGATCCAACCAGCCACGGGCGAAACCCCAGGTTGTATCAGGCGAAAACGGCGGATAAGCAAAAACCAGCAGGAACGATCCAACAATCATAAAGGGCATCGCAGAAATAAAACCGTCGCGGATAGCCATGACATGACGTTGGGAAGAGATTCGCCCGGCAATCGGGCTAACGTAATTTTCGATGAACCGGAAAATGAGATTAAATGCAGCATGGTTGGCAGACATAGCAGATCTCCTATCAGGCTAAAGGGTAATAGCACCAGCAACTGTTCTGCCGCGCAGCGATCTTCTGATATCTGAAACCATGCTGATTGGCGAACCAGCATTACTGCAACGTAGGGTCGGTTTCATAGATGGCTCTTTTAATTTTAGGGGCAGAGGGAAATGACAAAATGAGTATTAACCCGGCTTGTTAGCTGTGCAACCGGTTACTGTAACCGGTTTCCGCGATTGTGAAGGGGATCGTGAAACTTAATGTCAGCGGTTTGTTATGTCGGGATATTTACACGGATAACTGGCTTGTGACAGATTAACGACGGTCTTTCGCTGGAGAACATCATGAGTTTGCAGTCCGTGCGGCAATTTTTTGCCGACAACGCCCCCGACATCGATATTATTGAATTGAATCAAAGCACAGCAACCGTGGCGCTGGCGGCGTCCGCCCACCATGTCGAACCGGGACAAATTGCCAAGACACTTTCGTTGAAAGTGAAAAACGAAGTGATTCTGGTCGTCGCTAAAGGCGATGCCCGCCTTGATAACAAAAAGCTCAAAAGCACTTTTGGAGCCAAAGCACGCATGTTGAGCTGCGATGAAGTCGTCACCATTACCGGACATCCGGTGGGCGGCGTCTGTCCATTTGGGCTGGAAACACCACTGGCTGTTTTTTGCGATGTGTCGTTAAAACAGTATCCGGAAGTGCTACCTGCGGCGGGCGCTATCCACAGCGCGGTGCGCATCTCCCCGGACAGAATGGCGGAGCTTACTCACGCAAAATGGATTGATGTGTGCCTGTAGCGCTGTTGCGCCAGGCGCGACACCTGGCGCTTACGCGTACTAAAGACAGGGGCTACATTAATTCAGACGCCACCCGAACACTGGGTGGGATCCACGTCAGTATATCTGCGGCATCAAGCAAGCCAACGTCGGACGTCACCCCCAGCTTCGTCATGGCATTAAATTTATGCGCGCGAATGGTTTTGACATTCCGGTGCAGCTGCGAGGCGATTTCAGCCACGGAAAAGCCCCGCGTCATATAATTCAGGATCTCCCGCTCTGTCGGACTAAGCATTCGATACTGGCGTACGTACCAATGATTAATCATGTTTTCATTAACGCGCCGGGTCTCTCCAAGCAGCGTCGCGAGCTGCTCCTGTAACACAGGCAACACATAGGATTTACTCAATATCCCATGTAACCGCGAGGGAGAAAGATGCCCCACTAGCCGCGCTTCCCGATCGTCTCCCGCTAACACAATGCGCTGTACGCCCGAATGAGAAAGGGAGAGCAGATGCAGACACATCAAACACTCCCGCCTCTCCTTACGTTGACCAAATAGCGAATAGATGACAGAAAAAAAAGATGTCTGTCTTAACGCCTGACGAAACGCTAAATGATCTTTAAAAAAATGAAAAGAATAGTTACTGAGAGTTGACTCATTGAATAAATTCTGTAGCCCCTCCCGACTCATCATACATTTTTCTATGATGGCAACGTTTCTTGTTTGGCTAATTTTTTCCATTCATTGTGGTCTCCATGTGCTGATCCGAGATTCAGCTCTTTCATTCCCTGGTGGCTATTAATCCATGTATACAAGTCTGCATTACTTCGCAGCGATAATCGTCTCATTGCACTATTTTTTTGTGCGCTGACGGTTTTATTACTTTTTTTAAGCAACATTGCGATTTGATTTATTCCCCATCCTTTTCCGAGTAGGCGTAACACTTTCCTCTCTGAAAAAGTCAGTATTTTGTGCGTTGAAAGTGTTTCTTCTTCCCTGTTCTGCGTTGCAAAAAGCAATGTTTCACTCACCTTTTCCACATCTTCATATCCCTCGCGGACGGCGTTAATCACACCCTCGACAGGCTCTATATGAGACAGCAGTATTGTTTGTGGCTGTAGCAAAAAATCCACCGCATCAGGATAAAGTTCTGGGGAAATAAAAAAGAGCCAGCGTGCTTTATCGTATTGAGAAATCAATGAATAATATTGCTCGCAACGCTTTTGCGCAAAACGCAGCTCGCCAGTTAAATCAATGATAATCAATCTGGCGCACGCTAACTGCGACAGCGCGATCTCCTCGACGGTAGAGTAATACGTTAATTCGTATTCAGGAAAATGACGCTCAAATATGCTGCCTATCCCGGCCCGAAGTACGGGTGCCTGGCTAATAATAATCCCGTGATTGCCGCCTGGTGATAGCATAAAAACCTCCGCTTCCATTTGCGTTTTCAACCAATCCTCGTTATGAGTATTTACTTAATCGGTACCAATAATACGTAGGTTAGCAATAATGTTCCGAAAAGGGTGCTGTAAGAATTGTTGGAATTTATGATTAGCAATTAAATATAACTCTCTAAAATCATAATATTGCCAACTTGCATGACAACATAGCACAACGCATCTTCAAATACTCAGTGCCTGATTAAAAATAAAATAAGAAAGCTCAAATAATCAGGATGCATATAATTGAGAGATAACCAATAACCTTAATAAATATTTAAGCCATCCTGTAAATTAAGAATATTAACGCTTTCAAGTAATATCCGTGGCATGCTTTCTGTATCTGTTTTTTTCCTGCCGATTAACATGCTGCATGGATACTGTGATGAGGTGATTTCATCAATAGTTGTCGCTGTGATTTATTGCACAATTCTTGATCTACTTTAGCGCCACGCTGCCTGTTTCCTGTGCTAAAAATAGTCATTCCGTTCCACCCTTTGCGAACGCCGTTGCAATACGACCAGGGTTAACATGCAAACAGACCAGTCACCACAGCGGGCTATTACGCGGCTGTGTATTCAGTGCGGCCTTTTTTTGTTACAGCACGGCGCAGAGAGTGCGCTGGTTGAGGAGTTATCAACACGCCTGGGGCTGGCGCTCGGCATGGACAGCGTTGAAAGCTTAATTTCCTCCAACGCCATTGTCTTAACCACTATCAAAGATGGGCATTGCCTGACGTCAACCCGCAAAAATAACGATCGCGGAATCAACATGCACGTCGTAACGGAAGTGCAGCACATTGTGATTCTCGCAGAGCATAAGCTGCTGGATCGTGAAGGTGTAGAAAAACGCTTTGCCCAGGTTAAGCCGCTGCGCTACCCGCGCTGGCTGGTCACGCTGATGGTTGGGCTTTCCTGCGCCTGTTTTTGCAAACTGAATAACGGCGGCTGGGATGGCGCACTGGTGACCTTTTGCGCCAGCAGTGTCGCCATGTATGTGCGGCTGGTGCTGGCAGGCAGACATATGCACCCGCAAATTAATTTTTGTATCACCGCCTTTGTTGCCACCACGGTATCGGGTTTGATGTTGACGCTGCCCGCCTTTCTGCACTCATCCACCGTTGCGATGGCCGCCAGTGTGCTGTTGCTGGTGCCGGGTTTTCCCTTAATCAATTCCGTTGCCGATATGTTTAAAGGCCATATCAATACCGGGCTGGCACGTTGGGCAATCGCCAGCTTATTAACGCTGGCCACCTGCATCGGTGTGGTCATGGCAATGACACTGTGGGGGTTACGCGGATGGATATAATCACCTTCATTCTGGCGCTGGCACAAGATATGGCACTGGCGGCAGTTCCGGCCATTGGATTTGCGATGGTCTTTAATGTTCCCCATCGTGCGTTGGGCTGGTGCGCGTTGCTCGGCGCAATCGGTCACGGCTTTCGCTTTGCCATGATGTACTGGGGTTTCAATATTGAATGGTCAACGTTTGTGGCCTCGATGCTGGTAGGGTGTATTGGCATCCGCTGGTCACGCTGGTACCTGGCGCACCCGAAAGTGTTTACCGTGGCGGCCGTCATTCCCATGTTTCCAGGGATTCCCGCCTACATGGCGATGATTTCAGCCGTCAAAATCGGCCATTTTGGCTACAACGAAGAGTTGATGATCCTGCTGCTGACCAACTTCCTGAAAGCGTCATCTATAGTTGGTGCGCTCTCCATCGGCTTGTCGATCCCGGGCCTCTGGATCTACCGCAAACGCCCACGCGTATGATCTGATAAAAATAACTTGCAATTAAATCGTGCGCTATCTATATTCAAAAACATGAAAACATCGACACCGACCGCGACAGAGCAGCTCGCGTTAGATAACCAGTTTTGTTTTGCGCTCTATTCAACAAACCTGGCGCTGCACAAGCTCTATCGGCAGCTACTGACGCCGATGAACCTGACCTATCCGCAATACCTGGTGATGTTGGTACTGTGGGAAAAAGACGATATTACCGTGTCGGAGATTGGCGAGCGCCTGTTTTTAGATTCCGCCACGCTGACACCGCTGTTAAAACGTCTGGAAAGCGCCGGGCTGATTAATCGCCAGCGTTCGCGCCAGGATGAACGCCAGGTGATTATCACCCTCAGCGAAAGCGGGCGCGGCTTGCAGCAGCAAGCGGAAGCTATTCCGCAAGCGATACGCTGTGCCATGGCCTGCGAAGATGCAACGCTGCGCGATCTCAAGCAGCAACTGGAGCAGCTTCGCCAACAGTTTCAACGCGCATAAACTCCCTCATTACGAGTTTATGCCCGAAAATAAGTAGCACGCGATTTTATAGCAAACACTCAAGATAATAAGGAAC
The nucleotide sequence above comes from Kosakonia sp. H02. Encoded proteins:
- a CDS encoding MarR family transcriptional regulator, which translates into the protein MKTSTPTATEQLALDNQFCFALYSTNLALHKLYRQLLTPMNLTYPQYLVMLVLWEKDDITVSEIGERLFLDSATLTPLLKRLESAGLINRQRSRQDERQVIITLSESGRGLQQQAEAIPQAIRCAMACEDATLRDLKQQLEQLRQQFQRA